A portion of the Pseudomonas koreensis genome contains these proteins:
- the folE2 gene encoding GTP cyclohydrolase FolE2 produces MNAFTLPDIANQSARQALPLDWVGMCGIALPVLLDGQRLSAKVDAGVSLDDGNSRGIHMSRLYLALEALEEENLSSALLRQVLARFLVSHQGLSARAYLNIHTDLLLKRPALISPLAGWKSYPTTISASLKQQMFHVELKIEVPYSSTCPCSAALARQLIQQQFVDDFANKSLQHAGVLAWLGSPRGIVATPHSQRSYAQLHVHLDEFIDELPLTAIINDAEAALGTAVQTAVKRPDEQAFALANGQNLMFCEDAARRLNLALQRTPGINRFHIRVIHAESLHAHDAVAESSWHREQQ; encoded by the coding sequence ATGAACGCTTTTACGCTACCGGATATCGCCAACCAATCTGCACGCCAGGCATTGCCACTCGATTGGGTCGGAATGTGCGGGATTGCCCTACCCGTTTTGCTCGACGGCCAACGCCTCAGTGCCAAAGTAGACGCTGGCGTGAGTCTCGATGATGGAAATTCGCGCGGAATACACATGTCGCGGCTGTATCTGGCACTGGAAGCGCTCGAAGAGGAGAACCTTTCCTCAGCTTTGCTGCGTCAAGTGCTCGCACGATTTTTGGTGAGTCACCAAGGCTTATCCGCGCGCGCCTATCTGAACATCCACACCGACTTGCTGCTTAAGCGACCCGCGCTTATCAGCCCCTTGGCGGGTTGGAAATCCTATCCGACAACCATTTCAGCAAGCCTGAAACAACAAATGTTCCACGTGGAACTAAAAATCGAAGTGCCCTATTCCTCGACATGCCCGTGCTCCGCAGCCTTGGCAAGGCAATTGATCCAGCAGCAATTTGTCGATGATTTCGCCAACAAGTCTCTGCAGCACGCTGGGGTGTTGGCATGGCTCGGCTCACCCAGAGGAATCGTAGCGACCCCGCACAGCCAACGCAGCTATGCGCAACTGCACGTGCATCTCGACGAATTCATCGATGAGTTACCGCTGACCGCGATCATCAATGACGCCGAAGCCGCCCTTGGCACCGCCGTTCAGACCGCAGTAAAGCGCCCGGACGAGCAGGCCTTCGCTCTCGCCAACGGGCAAAACCTGATGTTCTGCGAAGACGCCGCGCGCCGCCTCAACCTGGCACTGCAACGCACGCCGGGCATCAACCGATTCCATATCCGGGTGATCCACGCCGAAAGCCTGCACGCCCACGACGCCGTTGCCGAGAGCAGTTGGCATCGGGAGCAACAATGA
- the zigA gene encoding zinc metallochaperone GTPase ZigA, translating into MSAKLPVTVLSGFLGAGKSTLLNYVLRNREGLRVAVIVNDMSEINIDGSEVQRDVILNRAEEKLVEMSNGCICCTLREDLLEEVSKLAREGRFDYLLIESTGISEPLPIAETFTFRDEQGQSLADIARLDTMVTVVDGVNFLLDYQAAESLASRGETLGEEDERSITDLLIEQIEFADVLLISKIDLISQHEREELTAILKRLNAQAEIIPMVMGEVPLEEILNTGRFDFDKAAQAPGWLKELRGAHIPETDEYGIASTAYRARRPFHPQRFFSFIDRPWLNGKLLRSKGFFWLASKPTDAGSWSQAGGLMRHGFAGRWWRFVAKNQWPEDQESVQAIMGNWTPSVGDCRQELVFIGQNIDFLQLTAELDACLLTDEEMAMGVEGWRLLPDPFGPWHEEAA; encoded by the coding sequence ATGTCAGCCAAATTGCCCGTTACCGTACTTTCAGGATTTCTCGGCGCCGGAAAAAGTACGCTTTTGAATTACGTACTACGTAACCGCGAAGGTCTGCGCGTTGCGGTAATCGTCAACGATATGAGCGAAATCAATATTGATGGTAGCGAAGTCCAGCGTGATGTCATCTTGAACCGCGCAGAAGAAAAACTCGTTGAAATGAGCAACGGCTGTATCTGTTGTACGTTACGTGAAGACCTGCTTGAAGAGGTCAGCAAGCTCGCAAGGGAGGGACGTTTCGATTACCTGCTGATCGAATCCACCGGCATCTCCGAGCCTCTTCCCATCGCCGAAACCTTCACCTTCCGGGATGAGCAAGGGCAAAGTCTCGCCGACATCGCTCGTCTGGATACCATGGTCACAGTCGTCGACGGTGTGAATTTCCTGCTCGATTACCAGGCCGCCGAAAGTCTGGCCTCTCGCGGCGAAACGCTCGGTGAAGAAGACGAGCGTTCCATCACCGATCTGTTGATCGAGCAGATCGAATTCGCCGACGTCCTGTTGATCAGCAAAATCGACCTGATCAGCCAGCATGAGCGCGAAGAACTCACCGCTATCCTCAAGCGCCTCAATGCCCAGGCTGAAATCATCCCAATGGTGATGGGCGAGGTGCCGCTGGAGGAAATCCTCAACACTGGTCGTTTCGATTTCGACAAAGCCGCGCAAGCGCCCGGCTGGCTCAAGGAATTGCGCGGCGCACACATTCCGGAGACCGACGAGTACGGCATCGCCTCGACGGCCTACCGCGCCCGCCGGCCATTTCACCCGCAACGCTTCTTCAGCTTCATTGATCGGCCTTGGCTGAACGGCAAGCTGCTGCGCTCCAAAGGCTTCTTCTGGTTGGCCAGCAAACCCACCGATGCCGGCAGCTGGTCGCAGGCCGGCGGCTTGATGCGCCATGGATTTGCCGGTCGCTGGTGGCGTTTCGTGGCAAAGAATCAATGGCCTGAGGATCAGGAAAGCGTCCAGGCGATCATGGGAAACTGGACTCCGAGCGTAGGAGATTGCCGCCAGGAACTGGTTTTCATCGGTCAGAACATCGATTTCCTACAACTCACAGCCGAGCTGGATGCTTGCCTGCTGACCGATGAAGAAATGGCAATGGGTGTCGAAGGCTGGCGCTTGCTGCCTGATCCCTTCGGCCCTTGGCACGAAGAGGCCGCCTGA
- a CDS encoding glutamine synthetase translates to MKNPLKYLLLSFGMALAGQIEAQVPGLAHCTRSPNLLACVDAEGNAYSVNTVGTTLYLRGFEKDGNRYWAQTNSRFGQLTFFTGVASDGEAWVGYTRRVGWTTINRFSSSGGSSARFTCSRMTGC, encoded by the coding sequence ATGAAAAATCCGCTGAAATATCTGCTTTTGAGCTTCGGCATGGCGCTCGCCGGCCAGATCGAAGCGCAAGTTCCCGGTCTGGCGCACTGCACACGTAGCCCTAACCTGCTGGCTTGCGTGGACGCCGAAGGCAACGCCTATAGCGTCAATACGGTCGGCACCACGCTGTATCTGAGGGGTTTCGAGAAGGATGGAAATCGCTATTGGGCGCAAACCAATAGCCGGTTCGGCCAATTGACCTTTTTTACCGGCGTCGCCTCCGATGGCGAGGCTTGGGTTGGCTATACCCGTCGTGTCGGCTGGACGACCATCAACCGTTTTTCCAGCTCGGGAGGGAGCAGCGCAAGGTTCACTTGCAGCCGGATGACGGGCTGCTAA